A single Anopheles maculipalpis chromosome 3RL, idAnoMacuDA_375_x, whole genome shotgun sequence DNA region contains:
- the LOC126562435 gene encoding translation initiation factor IF-2 encodes MGPKKPSEKPAGQPAEKKEKKPAAAAATASGSGEKKPAAEKKPAAEKKPTAEKKPAAAAPAEKKPAAEKKPAAEKKPAAEKKPAEEKKAEKRAAPAGDAKAAPKKKAPAAAGAAAAGSSKAAGDAKKTAPAAGAAGAKKGAKAAPAAATAAAAASKKKAAEKKSAAAAAKPAAKGAKAAAGAGAKGGKATAGAAGGKVKISATTGKKKPERKINAKGKKSTKSPKPKLTKEQIKAKIQKGIQKARATAMLRAKRAKTKLVKGPYGTVLRKIRTSVHFKRPKTLRLPRRPKYPRKSVAKRSRMDAYNIIKYPLTTEAAMKKIEDNNTLVFLIHLRANKNHVKAAVRKLYDVKVLKINTLVRPDGKKKAYVRLTRDYDALDIANKIGII; translated from the exons ATGGGTCCGAAGAAACCGTCTGAGAAGCCCG CCGGCCAACCGgccgaaaagaaagagaagaagccGGCAGCCGCCGCCGCAACGGCTTCCGGATCTGGCGAGAAGAAACCCGCAGCGGAGAAAAAACCTGCCGCGGAGAAGAAACCTACCGCAGAGAAGAAACCAGCAGCTGCCGCTCCCGCTGAGAAGAAACCCGCAGCGGAGAAGAAGCCTGCTGCCGAAAAGAAGCCGGCAGCGGAGAAGAAACCCGCTGAGGAGAAGAAGGCCGAAAAGCGTGCCGCACCGGCTGGTGATGCCAAGGCTGCCCCGAAGAAGAAGGCCCCGGCCGCTGCCggtgccgctgctgctggatcTAGCAAAGCGGCCGGCGATGCTAAGAAAACCGCACCGGCCGCTGGAGCTGCTGGCGCCAAGAAGGGAGCGAAGGCCGCTCCGGCTGCAGCAaccgctgctgccgctgctagCAAGAAGAAGGCTGCGGAGAAGAAGagtgccgctgctgctgccaagCCTGCAGCCAAGGGTGCCAAGGCTGCCGCAGGCGCCGGTGCAAAGGGTGGCAAGGCTAcggctggtgctgctggcggaaAGGTAAAGATTTCGGCCACCACCGGCAAGAAGAAGCCCGAGCGCAAGATCAACGCCAAGGGCAAGAAGTCCACCAAGAGTCCGAAGCCGAAGCTGACGAAGGAGCAGATCAAGGCCAAGATCCAGAAGGGTATCCAGAAGGCTCGGGCCACCGCTATGCTGCGCGCCAAGCGTGCAAAGACCAAG CTGGTCAAGGGTCCGTACGGAACAGTGTTGCGCAAGATTCGCACATCCGTGCACTTCAAGCGGCCGAAGACTCTACGACTTCCCCGTCGTCCGAAATACCCGAGGAAGTCGGTCGCCAAGCGCAGCCG CATGGATGCGTACAATATAATTAAGTACCCGTTGACGACTGAAGCGGCGATGAAGAAGATCGAGGACAACAACACGCTCGTCTTCCTGATTCACCTGCGCGCCAACAAGAACCACGTGAAAGCCGCCGTAAGAAAGCTGTACGACGTGAAGGTGCTGAAGATCAACACGCTGGTGCGACCGGACGGCAAGAAGAAGGCGTACGTGCGACTAACGCGCGACTACGATGCACTGGACATTGCCAACAAGATCGGCATCATCTAA
- the LOC126562326 gene encoding uncharacterized protein LOC126562326 encodes MSEQSDESKEMLGEYDRNLLEQLVVNDWGLSAAAYKRMVYCGIDEVSLVLIEDSEINELFSDARLLGQKILFKHRLRQWRQDQQSFLSNIAAHIALPNGNGNGTSTPGTVAPRQLHPALNGTAPTYKRKYPFDLDHSATQSALLQQQQHQHPQSDDDVVSIKTDHDTQQPATMNGHGLKRRSTTDRDSPLIMPPTYTAASLSLIQPLVKRKIEPPTLKERTSGAIGDIPVRIDRDSMLRLLQSSQSGRWILSSFKPNEPLERRGQTIITHLIVDQFLHFNILFKHRMMSHYADVITQVFPAELKEIYYAPRNTVKRNTSGKLFDRYTNQRLRHKERLPRVKPFVADEWTEHKTFAELAILNEAMQGVHSAVTMNGDDATGSEDGNISNDFLQPLATMYVEGEDHPVTSGGVDSGAVDYSTREDD; translated from the exons atgtcgGAACAAAGCGATGAATCGAAGGAAATGCTTGGCGAGTATGATCGGAACCTGCTGGAGCAGTTGGTCGTGAACGATTGGGGCCTCAGTGCGGCAGCATACAAAAGAATGGTTT ATTGCGGTATCGATGAGGTGAGCTTGGTGCTGATTGAGGATTCCGAAATTAATGAACTTTTCAGCGATGCCCGATTGCTCGGTCAAAAGATACTATTCAAGCATCGCCTTCGCCAGTGGCGACAGGATCAGCAAAGTTTCCTTAGCAATATTGCCGCACACATTGCGCTACCGAATGGGAATGGGAACGGTACCAGCACGCCAGGCACCGTAGCACCAAGACAATTACATCCGGCCCTAAACGGTACAGCTCCAACGTACAAACGAAAGTATCCATTCGATTTGGATCATTCCGCGACGCAATCAGCGCtattgcagcaacagcagcaccaacacccACAATCCGATGATGATGTGGTGAGCATCAAAACGGATCACGACACCCAACAACCCGCTACAATGAACGGGCATGGATTGAAACGCCGATCTACCACCGACCGTGATTCACCGCTTATCATGCCGCCCACCTATACGGCCGCATCGCTTTCGCTCATACAACCGTTGGTGAAGCGCAAGATTGAACCACCGACGCTAAAAGAACGAACTTCCGGTGCGATTGGTGACATACCGGTGCGCATCGATAGGGACAGTATGTTGCGGTTGCTGCAATCATCCCAGTCGGGCCGATGGATACTGAGCAGCTTCAAACCGAACGAACCACTCGAACGGCGCGGACAAACGATCATAACGCATCTGATCGTTGATCAGTTTTTGCACTTCAACATCCTCTTCAAGCATCGGATGATGAGCCATTACGCGGATGTGATAACGCAAGTGTTTCCTGCGGAGTTGAAGGAAATTTATTACGCGCCCAGAAACACGGTGAAGCGCAATACGTCGGGCAAACTGTTCGATCGGTACACGAACCAACGGTTGCGGCACAAGGAACGTTTGCCCCGGGTAAAACCGTTCGTTGCGGACGAATGGACGGAACACAAAACGTTTGCCGAATTGGCAATCCTGAACGAGGCTATGCAGGGTGTACATAGTGCGGTAACGATGAATGGGGATGATGCGACCGGTAGTGAGGATGGTAACATTAGTAACGATTTTCTACAACCGCTGGCGACGATGTACGTCGAGGGTGAGGATCACCCGGTGACTAGTGGTGGAGTTGATAGTGGAGCGGTTGACTACTCCACACGGGAGGATGACTGA